Below is a window of bacterium DNA.
CTGGTGGACGCCCGGATCCCGCCACCAGATCCGCTCGCTGTCCGGATCCTCCGACCGGAAGGGCTCGATGCCGGTCTTGTGCCGGAGCAGCCAGCCGCCGTCGTGGCGCCGGATGTCCACCAAGGCCGATGACCACCGCTCGTTGCCCATATTGGCATCGAGACGCCACCTGCCCATGTGGTGGGAGGCAGCCACCACGCCCGGCCTGATCCCCTCGGTGCGCCAGGCCCGCATCACGAAGTAGCCGATGTCGGTGGTTATTCGCACCAGGTCCCCGGTTTCGAACCCGAGCTGGTCGGCGTCGATGGAATTCATCCACAACGGATGGCCGTGGCTGATCTCGTACAGGTACTTGGCGTTACCCGACCGGGTGTGGATGAGGGTGGGCAGCCGGAAGATCGGGAGCAGGATGCGCTCGTCTCCCTCGAGATCGAGATCGCGCCAGTACACGTGAGACTTGAGGTACGTTGGTATGGCCGCATCCGCCCAGTCCCACGATTCCAGCGTGTCGGAGTGCCATTCGAGCAGGCGGGAGGGAGAGGTGAACCCGCTCCTACGCTCCCCTTCGACCTCCACCCCCGGCTGATCGGCGCCCACGGCCTCCTCGTTCAACAGGTAGCGTTCGCGGTCGATCTCGAAGGCACCGTACTTGCGCATGTACTCGAGAGGGGTGAGGCCTTCCCGTCCGGCGTGTTCCGGAAGTCCGGGCACCGAGTTGTCGAACATCCAGCCGTAGTACTCGTCCACGCTGACCGGTCGGGACGGGTCGCCGGGCGACTCGTACCACCGCCTCACCCCGAGGGCGCCGTCGGGGTCGATCCGCCAGGAGAGGTCGATCCAGAACTCGTTCTCCTCCCACACCTCGCCGGGGTTGGCCTCGTAGGTGCGCTCGTACCGCTCACCGGCCCGCTCGCCTGCCACCCGCAGCACGGGTTGGCGGAAGCCGAGCCAGCGGGCCGCATGGGTCTCGTAGGAATGGGTGTCGTGACGTTCGGCGCCGACCCCCATCGGCAGCACGTAGTCGGCGAACCAGGCGGTCTCCGACCAGGTCGGGCTGAGCGCCACGTGGAGACCGACCTTGTCCTCGTCGGTGAGGGCCTCGAGCCAGGTGAAGCCGTCCGGGTTGGTCCAGATGGGGTTGTAGACACGGGTGAAGTAGACCTCGAGCCGTCCCCGATCCTCCTTGAGGAAGTGCGGCAGGAGGTAGCTCAGCTCGTAGTGGCTGAGCGGGAACTCCGCCGGCCAGATCAACTCGTTCCACCTGTTCGCCGGGGGTGGCATGTTCCAGTGGTCGGGCTTGAACTTGTCCCACGCGCTCGGCGAGGTGCCCCCCTCCGTCCCCACCGATCCCGTGAGCACGTGCAGGAAGAAGAGGCAGCGGGCCACCTGCCAGCCCCCGAGGTTCCCCGACCCGGCCGCGCGCCAGGTGTGGGAGGCGAAGCGGCTCCCCGCCTCGGCGATGCCCCTGGCTACCGCCTCGATACGTTCGGGATCCACCCCGGTCTCGGCGGCCGCGAACTCGATCGTGTAGTCCGCGTAGGTCTCGCGCAGCAGTTCGAGAAAGCTCTTGTAGGTGACAGGCCGCTCAGGCGCCCGTGCGGCCAGCGAGGCCTCCCAGTTGACCCACCTGCGTATGAAGTCGTGGTCGACGACATCCCACTCGATCAGCCGGGCGGCGATGGCCAGCAGCATGGCCGCCTCGGTACCCGGCCAGGGGGACAGCCAGTGGTCGGACATGGAGGCGGTGTTCGAGAGGCGCGGGTCGATGGTGGCCACCTGCGCCCCCGCCTGGCGGGCCTCGATTATGCGCTGGGCGTGGGGGTTGAAGTAGTGCCCGGACTCGAGTTGGGCCGACAGCAGGAGGATGAAGCGGGCGTTGGCGAAGTCGGCCGAGGGCCGGTCGTACCCCATCCACATGGCGTAGCCGGTGCGGGCGCCCGAGGAGCAGATGTTGGTGTGGCTGTTGTGCCCGTCCACCCCCCAGGACCGGAGGATGCGGTCGATGAAGCCGTCCTCGCCCGGCCGTCCCACGTGGTAGATGATCTCGTCGTGACGGTCCTCCTGCAGAGCGGTGCGGATCCGGGACGCGATGTCCTCGAGGGCGTCCTCCCAGGAGACCTGCTCCCACTCCCCTCCACCGCGGGGCCCGACCCTCCTCAGCGGGTGCAGTATCCGCTCCGGGTCGTACATCTGGTTGAGGGTCGCCGGTCCCTTGGCGCAGTTGCGGCCCCTCGATCCCGGATGCTCCGGGTTGCCCTCGAAGCGCCGCACCCGGCCGCTGTCCTTGTCGACGTAGGCCAGCAGCCCGCACCCGGCCTCGCAGTTGAAACAGGTGGTCGGCACCAGGCGGTAGCGGCGCTTGACCCGTTCGGGCCACGCCTTGGCGTCGTACTCCTCCCAGTCGTCCCAGGACTCGGCCGGGGGGTAGGGCACCAGGCCCGTCCCGGGGACCAGCCGAGGCAGGCGATCCGTTGCGCGCCGGTCCCTATCCATGGTGACCTCGGTGCCCGCTCATGACAGGGGCACGCTCTGCCCTGCCCTGACGAAGGCGTCATCAGCGAACCAGAGGCCGACCAGGGCCGCCAGGCCTCCCAACTCGGCCACCCAGAGCGGAACGCCGGTGCCGGCCAGGAAGACCGCTCCCAACACCACGGGTATAGCCACCCCGATCACCTGGCCTCCGAGCCACCATTCCCTCGCGTGCGCGCCTCTGGTCAGGTGGTACATCGCGGCGGCATGGTTGCGGGTCGGGTGCCGCGAGACGAGTTCGACCGCTCCGATGACGCCCAGCGCCGCCGCGCCGCCGACGAGGGCCCAGGCGAACGCCCGCTGTACCCCCGGCTCGAGGTCGAAGACCGCAGCCAGCAGCAGTCCCGCCGCGCCGCCCGCCGTGAAAGCCCCGGCCAGCATGTGCCACAACAGCGTCGGGCTCTGCCAGAGGTCCCGGCCCTCCGCCTGGCCGAACAGGAAGGCGGTGTAGCCGGCCACGCCAACGCCTACCACTGCCCCCGCCCAGATGAGTACGGGGAGGAAACCGGCGCCGGCCAGCCCGGAGACGAACCAGAGGCCGAGGATCACGGCGTGCGCGGCCAGGATCCAGGCGCCCTTGACCAGCCACGATCCAGGATTGCCCTTGGTCAGGAGGTAGTAGAACCGGTCGGGTCGTTTGAGGTCCCAAATCAGCAGGACACCGGTCAGGGCCAGGAAGAGCCCGGCGATCAGAGGAACTCCCCACCGGGCGAAGGCGCTGTCCGTACCCGCGCCCGACAGCAACGAGAGCGCCAGGACCATGACGATGCCCGCCGAGATGCCCTTGGTGAGGAAGTAACTCGACACCCTCCAACCCCACGGCATCGGGTGGTCGGTGTTGTAGACGACCCGCGGTGGCGCCTCCTTCGGGGGTCGTGGCGCCGACGGCTGCCCCTTGCCCCGGCGGCTGCCGCTGCGCCCGGCCGTCGGCGTCAGGTCCACGGTCATGAACGACGGCGCCGGATCGCTCCAGATACCCCCGTCGCCCGGGTCGACCGCCCCCAACGGATCGATACCCGCCGGCTCGACGCCCTTGTACCACAGATTCGGCGCTGTGCCCTGCTCCGGGGACCGCTGGAGCATCCGCTCGGCGTGGACCATTCGCGAGATGGGCGTGGTCGGGTCGTGGACATCGCCCGAGATGATCGCTCCTTCCGGACACACCACCACGCAGGCGGGCTCCAGCCCGACCTCGACCCTATGCACGCAGTAGTTGCACTTCTGGGCGGTGTTGTCGTGGGGATCGATGTAGAGCGCGTCGTAGGGGCAGGCCTGCATGCAGCTCTTGCAGCCGATACAGAGGCTGGTGTCGAAGTCGACTATCCCGTCGTCCCGCCGGAACAGGGCATTGGTGGGACAGATCGATATGCAGGGGGCGTCGGTGCAGTGGTTGCACCGCATGACCGAGAAGGACCGTGTGGTGTCGGGCCAGGTTCCCTTCTCGATGTACTTGACCCAGGTGCGGTTCACTCCCAGCGGGACATCGTGCTCGGTCTTGCAAGCCACGGTGCAGGCGTGACAGCCGATACACGCCGTCTGGTCGATGACGAAGCCGTACTGCAAGGCACTCCCTCTATACCTGGACCGCGGGCGCAACCCCGGCCCTGCAAGGGTAATCCGCTTCGGAGTGCCGGACGCTCTATACCGGGACACCGCCCGGGCGATACGTGTCTGGGCCGCGATTCGCCCTCAGGCTTACCGACACTTGGTCGGATAACGCGTGTAACGTTCTGCGACCATGCAACCCCTGGTAGAAGCCACCGACCTGACAAAGCGATTCGGCGACTTCACCGCAGTCGACGCGATCGGCTTCTCCGTCGCCTCGGGAGAGGTGTTCGGCTTCCTCGGTCCCAACGGTGCGGGCAAGAGCTCCACCATGCGGATGATCGGCGCCGTCTCGCCCGTGACGTCCGGACGGCTGCGCGTGTTCGGTCTCGATCCGGCTACCGACGGCCGGCACATCCGGTCCCGGCTGGGGGTGGTACCCCAGGACGACTCGCTCGACATGGAGTTGAGCGTGGAGGAGAACCTGTACATCTATGGCCGGTACTACGACATCCCGCGCCGCGAGATCCGTGCCCGGATCGACGAACTGATCGACTTCGCCCAGCTCCGAGAGCGCCGCACCTCGCGGGTGGATCCGCTCTCGGGCGGGATGAAGCGGCGCCTCACGATCGCCAGGGGCCTGATCAACCGTCCCGACCTCCTGCTCCTCGACGAGCCGACCACGGGACTCGACCCCCAGGCCCGCCACGTGTTGTGGGATCGTCTCTACCGGCTCAAGCAGGACGGGGTTACCCAGATCATCACCACCCACTACATGGACGAGGCCGAGCAGTTGTGTGATCGGCTGGTGATCATGGACCGGGGCCGCATCGTCGCCGAGGGGTCGCCCCGCGGTCTCATCGAGACCCACGCAACCCGCGAGGTGTTAGAGGTGCGCTTCCCTGTGGGAGAGTTGGAGCCGGCTGGACCGACGCTCCAGGGGACGGCCGATCGGGTCGAGTTGCTGGCCGATCGGGCACTCCTCTACACCTCCGATGCCGACTCTGCTCTGGGGGAGGTACACCGGCTCGGTCTCCGGCCGGAGAGCGCGCTGGTGCGCCGCAGCACGCTCGAGGACGTCTTCCTCAAGCTGACCGGGCGCACCCTGGTCGACTGACGAGGGCCGGCTGATGCAGGTACCGGGAGCGCTGCGAGTCGTCGAGGCGAACGCCATCGCGTACCGGCGGGTCTGGAAGGGGTCGGCGTTCTCCTCGTTCGTCACCCCGGCCCTGTTCCTGGTGGCGATGGGCCTGGGCCTCGGGTCGCTGGTCGACCGTGGAACGGGCGCCGCCGCTTTCGAGGACCTCAGCTACGTGGCCTTCCTCGCGCCCGGACTCCTCGTCGCCAGCGCCATGCAGTCCGGAGCGGCCGAGGGATCGTTCCAGGTGATCGCCGGGATGAAGTGGACCCGCAACTACCACTCGGTGGTCGCCTCGCCGGTCGGCACCGGCGGCCTGGTCGCGGGTCACTTCATCTGGACCGGCCTCCGGGTGTTGATGGTCTCGGTGATCTTCGGGGCGGTAGCGGCCGCCCTGGGGGCTATCTCGCCGGTAGCCGCCCTGGCCCTGGCGCCCATCGGGATACTCATCGGCCTGGCCACCGTGGCGCCGATGACCGCCTTCACCGCCAACCGGGAGAACACCGAAGCCCTCACCGCCGTCTTCCGTTTCGGCATCACGCCCATGTACCTCTTCTCGGGCGCCTTCTTCCCGATCACCCAGCTACCCGGTTGGCTCCAGTCCGTGGCAACGGTGACGCCGTTGTGGCACGCGGTCGAGCTGGCCCGGCGGGTAGCACTCGGCTACGACTCGGCCCTTCCGGCCTGGCAACACGTCGGGTACCTGGTCCTGATATTCGCCGTGGGGGCTGCCCTCACCCGCCGCCTCTTCTCCCGGCGGCTGAACGTATGACCACCCGCACGCTGGCACTCCGGATCCTGCCGCCTCCGCTGGTGGGGCTGCGCGCCCAGCGCCTGATCGAGCGCAACATGCTCGTCTACAGGCGGGCGTGGATGATCCTCGTGTCGGGCTTCTTCGAGCCGGTCTTCTACCTGCTCTCGCTCGGGATCGGGATGGGCCGCCTGGTCGGAGAGGTGGCCGGCCCGGGGGGTACCACCCTCAGCTACGCGGCCTTCGTGGCGCCGGCCCTGCTAGCGGCCTCGGCCATGAACGGAGCGGTGTTGGAGTCGACCATCAACATCTTCATCAAGCTCCGGTACGGCAAGATCTACGACGCCATCCTCGCCACCCCCCTCCGCCCGTGGGACATCGCCATCGGGGAGATAACCTGGTCGTTGATCCGCGGCGTCCTCTATTCGACCGGATTCGTCGTGGTCATGGCGGCGATGGGCCTGGTGGCCACACCGCTGGTGATCCTGGCCATACCGGCGGCGACCCTGATCGGCTTCGCCTTCGGAGCGGTCGGCATGGCGGCCTCCACCTTCATGCGTAGCTGGCAGGACTTCGACCTGGTCGTGCTGTTCCTGCTGCCCATGTTCCTGTTCAGCGCCACCTTCTACCCGCTCGACGTCTACCCGCCGGCGCTCCGGGCCCTCACCCAACTCTCGCCGCTGTATCACGGGGTCGAGCTCATCCGGGCTTTCACCCTCCGCTCCTTCGACCTGGGGATCTTGGGCCACGTGGCCTACCTGATCGCGCTCGGATCGGTGGGACTTGTGGTGGCCGGACGGCGGCTCGGCGCCCTGCTCAACCCGTAGGCAGCGAGGCATCCGGCCGCGTCGGCAACCCCGCAGATCTCCTCGAGCAAGGGCGCCAGAGATGCGACGGTCCGCCGGTCGGGGGCGCCGGTAGCAACCGGCCGAAGCGACGCGCCCCGGTCCTGTTCCTAGGAATCGGGGACCCGGCTCTCGGCGCGGTAGAGGAACGCCGCCATCTGCGCGCGTAGCGTGTCACGCTCGGGGCAGAACACCGAACCGTCGCCGCAGCCGGCGGTGATCCCCCACGCGGCGAGCCTGGCCACGTGGTCCGCGTACCACGCGTCGGAGGGCACATCCGCAAACGCCGGGGCCAGGCCCCGTGCCAGCTTGTAGGCCCGCGACAGGAACACCGCCATCTGCGCGCGGGTCACGGTGCCATCGGGACAGAACACGGAACCATCCTTACAGCCCGCCGTGACGCCGAGTTCGGCCAGTCGCTCGATGAACGGCACATGGAACCCCGAGGCTTCCACATCCGCGAACCTCGACGTCGAGACCGCAGACGGGTCCCTGCCGTCGAGGACGCGCACGATCCACACCGCCGCCGTCTTGCGGTCGATCGCCTCGCCCGGGCAGAAACCCTGCTCGCACTCGGTACCGGCGAACACACCGAGTGGGCCCAGCGTCGACACCGCCGCGGAGTAGTACACATCACCGGCAACATCACCGAACACACCCACCGGACCGGCAGCCGGCGCCGGACCGGAAGGACCGCCGCCAGTGCCACCGCCACCACTAGCACCGCCGCTGCTGCTCGGCGTCGACGATGGGCCGGACGGCGGCTCCGGACGTTCCTCCGTCACGGCCACCCTCACGTCGAGGTCGGTGGCGTGGTCGGCCGGATCTGTGGCCGTCACCGTGATCTCGTAGATGTTGTCGCCGCCGTTGTCCCCCGGCGTGGCGTGGTCCGGCGGCTCGCGGAAACGCAGCCGGCCACCGCTGATCGTGAACTGGCCGCTGTCGGCACCCGACCGCGACCAGGTGATCGATTGCCGTTCGGGGTCGGTGGCCCGGTAGGTGAAGACAGTCCTGGTCTCGCCGCTCGGGTAGAAGACCACCGCGTCTCCGGTCAGGACCGGGGGCTCCTCCACGTCGGT
It encodes the following:
- a CDS encoding molybdopterin-dependent oxidoreductase translates to MDRDRRATDRLPRLVPGTGLVPYPPAESWDDWEEYDAKAWPERVKRRYRLVPTTCFNCEAGCGLLAYVDKDSGRVRRFEGNPEHPGSRGRNCAKGPATLNQMYDPERILHPLRRVGPRGGGEWEQVSWEDALEDIASRIRTALQEDRHDEIIYHVGRPGEDGFIDRILRSWGVDGHNSHTNICSSGARTGYAMWMGYDRPSADFANARFILLLSAQLESGHYFNPHAQRIIEARQAGAQVATIDPRLSNTASMSDHWLSPWPGTEAAMLLAIAARLIEWDVVDHDFIRRWVNWEASLAARAPERPVTYKSFLELLRETYADYTIEFAAAETGVDPERIEAVARGIAEAGSRFASHTWRAAGSGNLGGWQVARCLFFLHVLTGSVGTEGGTSPSAWDKFKPDHWNMPPPANRWNELIWPAEFPLSHYELSYLLPHFLKEDRGRLEVYFTRVYNPIWTNPDGFTWLEALTDEDKVGLHVALSPTWSETAWFADYVLPMGVGAERHDTHSYETHAARWLGFRQPVLRVAGERAGERYERTYEANPGEVWEENEFWIDLSWRIDPDGALGVRRWYESPGDPSRPVSVDEYYGWMFDNSVPGLPEHAGREGLTPLEYMRKYGAFEIDRERYLLNEEAVGADQPGVEVEGERRSGFTSPSRLLEWHSDTLESWDWADAAIPTYLKSHVYWRDLDLEGDERILLPIFRLPTLIHTRSGNAKYLYEISHGHPLWMNSIDADQLGFETGDLVRITTDIGYFVMRAWRTEGIRPGVVAASHHMGRWRLDANMGNERWSSALVDIRRHDGGWLLRHKTGIEPFRSEDPDSERIWWRDPGVHQNLAFPVHPDPVSGMHAWHQRVRLGHAGPEDRYGDVFVDTARSHEIYQEWMGRTRPGPGPGGLRRPRWLTRPLPPVPAAYEA
- the nrfD gene encoding polysulfide reductase NrfD, whose product is MQYGFVIDQTACIGCHACTVACKTEHDVPLGVNRTWVKYIEKGTWPDTTRSFSVMRCNHCTDAPCISICPTNALFRRDDGIVDFDTSLCIGCKSCMQACPYDALYIDPHDNTAQKCNYCVHRVEVGLEPACVVVCPEGAIISGDVHDPTTPISRMVHAERMLQRSPEQGTAPNLWYKGVEPAGIDPLGAVDPGDGGIWSDPAPSFMTVDLTPTAGRSGSRRGKGQPSAPRPPKEAPPRVVYNTDHPMPWGWRVSSYFLTKGISAGIVMVLALSLLSGAGTDSAFARWGVPLIAGLFLALTGVLLIWDLKRPDRFYYLLTKGNPGSWLVKGAWILAAHAVILGLWFVSGLAGAGFLPVLIWAGAVVGVGVAGYTAFLFGQAEGRDLWQSPTLLWHMLAGAFTAGGAAGLLLAAVFDLEPGVQRAFAWALVGGAAALGVIGAVELVSRHPTRNHAAAMYHLTRGAHAREWWLGGQVIGVAIPVVLGAVFLAGTGVPLWVAELGGLAALVGLWFADDAFVRAGQSVPLS
- a CDS encoding ABC transporter ATP-binding protein, whose amino-acid sequence is MQPLVEATDLTKRFGDFTAVDAIGFSVASGEVFGFLGPNGAGKSSTMRMIGAVSPVTSGRLRVFGLDPATDGRHIRSRLGVVPQDDSLDMELSVEENLYIYGRYYDIPRREIRARIDELIDFAQLRERRTSRVDPLSGGMKRRLTIARGLINRPDLLLLDEPTTGLDPQARHVLWDRLYRLKQDGVTQIITTHYMDEAEQLCDRLVIMDRGRIVAEGSPRGLIETHATREVLEVRFPVGELEPAGPTLQGTADRVELLADRALLYTSDADSALGEVHRLGLRPESALVRRSTLEDVFLKLTGRTLVD
- a CDS encoding ABC transporter permease; protein product: MQVPGALRVVEANAIAYRRVWKGSAFSSFVTPALFLVAMGLGLGSLVDRGTGAAAFEDLSYVAFLAPGLLVASAMQSGAAEGSFQVIAGMKWTRNYHSVVASPVGTGGLVAGHFIWTGLRVLMVSVIFGAVAAALGAISPVAALALAPIGILIGLATVAPMTAFTANRENTEALTAVFRFGITPMYLFSGAFFPITQLPGWLQSVATVTPLWHAVELARRVALGYDSALPAWQHVGYLVLIFAVGAALTRRLFSRRLNV
- a CDS encoding ABC transporter permease, translated to MTTRTLALRILPPPLVGLRAQRLIERNMLVYRRAWMILVSGFFEPVFYLLSLGIGMGRLVGEVAGPGGTTLSYAAFVAPALLAASAMNGAVLESTINIFIKLRYGKIYDAILATPLRPWDIAIGEITWSLIRGVLYSTGFVVVMAAMGLVATPLVILAIPAATLIGFAFGAVGMAASTFMRSWQDFDLVVLFLLPMFLFSATFYPLDVYPPALRALTQLSPLYHGVELIRAFTLRSFDLGILGHVAYLIALGSVGLVVAGRRLGALLNP